The genomic DNA AGCAGGAAATTCATCAGGAATAAATGATGGAGCAAGTGCAATAATAATAGCCTCAGAAACAGCAGTGAAAAAATATGGATTAATCCCATTAGCAGAAATAATAGCCTATGAACAGGGTGGTGTTGATCCAAGTATAATGGGAATGGGACCAGTAGCAGCAATAACAAATCTTGTAGAAAAGAAGGGAATAAAATTAGAACAAATGGAATTATTAGAATTAAACGAGGCATTTGCAGCGCAGTCATTAGGAGTAATAAAAGAACTTAGTGAAAAATATGGACTTACAAAAAAATGGTTTATGGAAAGAACAAATGTAAATGGTGGAGCAATAGCATTAGGACATCCAATAGGGGCGTCAGGGAATAGAATAACAGTAACTTTATTATATGAAATGAAAAAGAGAAATGTAGAATATGGATTAGCATCATTATGTATAGGCGGAGGAATGGGAACAGCGTTAGTAATTAAAAATATATAAGATTACATAATAACTACTAACAGCCCTTGAAAATAAGGGCTGTTTTTATTTATATAAAATATTTTATAACAATTATTTTTAAAATAATATTGAAAATTAATAAAAAATTGGTATAATAATAATGTTTTTATCAATTAATAAAAATTTAAAAAAAGGGGGGAGAATTGTGTGAGTTTTAAAACAGCAAGATATATGATTGCTATTGGAATGATATTAGAATTTATTGAAAATCTGAGTTTAGCGGGTTTAATTATTCAGTTTATAGGTATTTATATTATTAGTGAAAGGTTAAATGATAAAAAATTATTTTATTATTTTGTAATTTCACTGTTTTTATTTTATACTGTAATTAATTTTTTTGTTCCGCAAACAATAATTTCCATATTTAAAAGTGGAGATAATGATAGTTTTTATTCATTAAAAAGTATGGAATATTATATATATACAGGTATAAAAGATCATATGTCAATAATATCTTTAGCCTTTTTTTCTTATATAATATCTTTATTTTTTGAAAGAATAGCCTATAAATCTCTTTATAAAAGAACTTTAAATAAAGAATTTCTATTTGTTTTAAAATTGATAGTTATAAAATTAATTATACTTATTTTTTCTTATATATTATTTGCAAAGTGGGTATTGGATGGTATTGGATTTATAACGTCAATTGCTTTAATAATCATAATAGTAAATTCCATGTTAATTTTAATATTAAAGATGTTTGAAATAATTGGATTTTTAAATATAAATTATATTGAGAAGGAGGGAATAGAATGAATTTAAAAAATTCAAAAATATTAGCTGGAGTTGGGCGAATTTTGGGAATGTTTGGACATTTTGGGATTTTAGGTATAATTTTAGAATTAATTGGAGTGTATAAAATTAGTGAAGCTGTTAAAGACAAAAGAATATTTAATTATTTATTATTATCTGAAGTAGTAATATATATAATCTATTTTGTTGGTTTTTTGGGGATATTTGGGTCATTTTTTAGAACCATTATAGAACCTGATATGTATATCATGAGTAATATGCCAAATTTATTTTTAATGCTTGTAATATATATAGCTGCAATGATAATACCAGTTATTTATAAAATAAAAGTATATAATCTAATGGGTGATTATTTTGGAAATGATAATTTTTATAAAGCATCAAAATTTTTATTATGGGGATTAATATTGTCAATAGTTTTAGTTGGATTTATATTAACTTTCGTAGCTAATATATTTGCAATAATAGGATATTTCACATTACCAGACGAATATACGGAAAATATAAGCAAAAATATTGAATAAAAAATATTAACTATATTATTAAATTAACATAAAAATCGAGCGAAAAGTCTGGTTTTATATTATGTATTAGGCTGTCTAAAAAGTCTCAAATGAAACGAAGTCTCGAAGATTGCCCTTAACACACCTACGGTGGGTTATTGAATTAAAAAATTAGATTTTAATAAAAAAACTTTTGAGCTATCGCTCGCTTACAGAGGGTAATTGGAAAAAATAATTTTTATTATATAATTATAAATCTTTTCCCCTTAGATTTTTTATCATAAAAAATCTAAGAGTGAATGGAAGACGTCAAAAAAACAGAACGTTTTTTTGAGTGAAGCTTTTTCATGGATGAAAAATCTGAACAACGGCTGGGAATGAATAATTTTAAGGATAAGCAATCGAGCTGCCTGAGTGAATTTGACTTTTTGGACATCGTATTATATATTAAAAAAATAATTATGGTATAATTAGCAT from Marinitoga sp. 1197 includes the following:
- a CDS encoding DUF996 domain-containing protein produces the protein MNLKNSKILAGVGRILGMFGHFGILGIILELIGVYKISEAVKDKRIFNYLLLSEVVIYIIYFVGFLGIFGSFFRTIIEPDMYIMSNMPNLFLMLVIYIAAMIIPVIYKIKVYNLMGDYFGNDNFYKASKFLLWGLILSIVLVGFILTFVANIFAIIGYFTLPDEYTENISKNIE